Part of the Fibrobacter succinogenes genome, GGTTGCCCTTTTCCATCTTGAAAACGAAGATAGGCATGTTGTTTTCCATACAAAGTGCAACGGCAGCAGTGTCCATGACCTTGAGACCGCGAGAGATAACTTCTTTGTACGAAATGTCGTCGAAACGAGTTGCCGTCGGATCCTTGACCGGGTCTGCGGTGTAGATGCCATCGACCTTGGTGGCCTTCATGATTACATCGCATTCACTTTCAATGGCGCGGAGAGCGGCGCAGCTGTCGGTCGTGAAGAACGGGTTGCCCGTGCCTGCAGAGAAGATGACCACGGAGCCCGCGGACAAAAGCTTAAGAGCCTTGCGGCGGTCGAAAAATTCGCAAACCGGTTCCATGCGGATTGCAGACATAACGACGGAGTCGATGCCCTGTTTGTCGAGAGCGTCCTGCATGGCAAGGCCGTTCATCACAGTGCCGAGCATGCCCATAGCGTCGCCCTGGGCGCGATTCATGCCGCCTGCAGAAGCAGAGATGCCACGAACGAGGTTACCGCCGCCTATCACGAGAGCGACTTGCACGCCCTGCTTGACAATAGAAGCAATTTCAGACGCCATGTCAGAGAGAATGACGTTGTCGATACCGTGGCCCTTTTCGCCTGCGAGGGCTTCGCCACTGAGCTTGAGGAGAATGCGTTTGAATTTCATAATTTTTTTTGTTGGAAGTAGGAAGTTAGAAGTAGACAGAAAAAAAATGTTCCCTAGTAACGTCCTATGGTTAAAGGTTTATGTTCAAGAGCACCTTCGGCGGTGTCATGCCCGGCATAGACCGGGCATCTCCTTTTCATTCAAAAGAAATGTAATAAAAATAGGCTATGACTAATATTAACAGTCCTTGCTTTTTTCATACGAAACACCTTCTTACCGCAAATTAATGTATTTCTAAAAATGAATTAAAGGAAGGGATGGTTTTATGAGTAACAAGATTTTACCTCTTTGTCTTCTATTTTTGATGTTCCCTACGATGCTTTTTGCCGATATCGTATGGCAAGGGAAAAGGGTCCAAGCATGGCCAGAAGAGGCTAGGCCGACCTTCAACAACCAAAGTGCGGACAAGCCTAGTTTTCTCTTGGCACGAACGCCAGTCACACAAAACAAAAGCCATTACGCCGCCCCCAAGGGTAAAATTTACAGTTTAACGTTGCTCGTGGATTTTTCGGACCAGAAGGCGCCCGTCTCGGTAGCCGACGTTGAAGAATGGCTAAACAAGGAAGGGTTCAACAGAGACGGTTGCAACGGATCCGTGCGCGACTATTACTTGGACGTTTCCAACGGGCAACTCGACCTCACCAACGAAGTCTACGGATGGTACCGCGCCAAGCACCCTAAATCTTGGTACGAAAATTTGCAAGGATACACGGGATCGGACTCACTCATGAAAGAAGTGTTCAATTACTTCGATCCGCTAGTCGATTTTTCACGTTATGATAACGATAAGGATGGAACGACCGAAGCGATTAACATCGTCTACGCCGGTGCCGGACAAACTTGGGGACAAGGGTTGTGGCCCCATTCTGGATGGTCCAACGAAAAACGCGATGGCGTTAGGCTTACGCACCATCAAATGACGGACATGCCGGGCAAGTTTTCCATTTACGTTTTTGTACACGAAAGTGGCCACATGATTTTTGGTTGGCCGGACCTCTACTGGTACGGGGACTACTGCACCATGGGCAACCGCGCACATGACTTAAATCCGGTCGCCATCAACGACTTTTACCGCGCAGACCAGGGCTGGATTCCGTTTGTAGATGTGACCAGCGAAGACGTGAGTCTCGAAACGACAAAACCCGGCGAAGCCTGCTACCGCTACAAGAATCCCGCAAGGCCCGACAAAGAAGGTTTGGTGTGGTCCTATGTACGCAACACGGGCCGCAACAAAGTTCTCGCAGGAAGCGGATTATTAATGCAACACTACGACTTTTCAATTGAAGGCAACTCCGCCTCGAACAAACTTGGTTTAAGAATCGTACACGCAAGTGCCGCAGGCAAGTCCAGCGATGACGTAATAGACCAATGGCCAAGCCCAGGCAGCACCGCGAACACATTCTTCAAAAGCGGAACTTATTCAGAATTCTCGGATGACAAATACCCCGCCATTCGTTGGTATAATGGTTCCAAGACAGGGCTCAAAATCACGGACATCGGGACTCCGAGCGAAACGCTCACGTTCTGCGTCGGCGGGAACTGCACGGCACAAGAATCATCAAGTTCATCGGCCGTACCAAAATCCAGTTCGTCAAATGCGTCAAGTTCGTCGAGCATTCAAAATCCGCCAAGCTCAAGCAGCCAGGTCGAAATCAAGATTCAGAAAATCGCATTCGATGTAGCGCTAAAACTAGACAACAACTATGGTTACGCCTCGCTTGATTTGAAAGGTGATGACGTTGCTAAAATTTTAGGCATAAGCAAAAGCGAAATCGCAAGCAAGGTCAAGTTCTACGGCGTGGAACCCGACGGCACGCTCAACAGCCGCACCACCGGTGAAGGGACCGGACACTGGTTTGACAAAGACGGCAAAATCATTGCATGGGACCCGAACGGCACAAGCATGATTTATTCCAATGTCGATCTTACAACCATGACGACTAAAATCGGACACATGCCGAACAAAGTTGTAGCCGGAAATAATTACACCGTAAAACAGGCTGTAGTTTACGGAAGCAATCAAGTCAGCTTTGAATTCAACGTGACCATTACAGGAACGACAAGAATCGCGGACATCAAGAAAGTCCAGCGCGGCAAACCCGGAAACATGATTTTTAACGTTCTCGGTAAGCCCGTCGGTCAAAGGACAGCGTCTGGCGACCTCCCCGATTTGCCGAAAGGCGCATACGTAGAAATGGTTAAGTAGAACATCGAAAGCGCAGGCACTAAAGCCTGCGTTTTTTCAAAGCAAGCCTCATCAAGATTCTTCGTTAAACACTTGAACATCGTATCGCCAAGAGATTGCTTTGCGACAGCACGGAGTCAGCAGCGAATCGTCTTCTTTCAAGAAATACGCATGACGTTTACAGCACATCGCAGCCAAGTGTGTACAGTACCGAGCTGTATCTCGCGTATGGTGTTTCATATGGAAGCACGAAATCGTAAGCATTCGATCTTCAGCCATCGCATTCCACAACGGCCCACTATAATAATCAGGAAGCGAGCATCCACGAAGCCAAACCGCGAAAGCCCCGTTCGCAAGGGCGACCTCCAAAATCCGCTGCTCCGCTTTAGAGTGGAACGTCCCCACAAGGCACCGATGCGTTTCACCCATCTCTGCCGCCCATTGCACAAGGCGACAATCATCCGCATCAAAATGCCGCGACGCGAACACGCTGATTTTCACTTCGGGACCGCGCCAAAGCCGCATACTCCCATCGTAATTGACACCAACAAGCTTAATACGATTCATGAGAAAGACTCCTTATGCCACACATCAATGAGCATTGATTCTACTTCATCTTGAAATTCTTCATTAAAAACCTCTACGCAACCGAGCGACTTATAAAAAGGAACCGCTTTTTCGAGTGGATGAAGAATTAATAAACGAACCCCTGCTATTGAAGATTCTCGAATCATCTGCAAAAGTTTTTTGAAAGCCACAGAACCAATACCTCGATTTTGCCAATCAAGCCTAACTCCAAAAGCAAGTAGCATAATCGAAGGAAAGTCTTCATTGTATCCCGTATTTCGCAAATTAGCAGGTTTGGCCTCATACGAGCCAAAAG contains:
- the pyrH gene encoding UMP kinase; this encodes MMKFKRILLKLSGEALAGEKGHGIDNVILSDMASEIASIVKQGVQVALVIGGGNLVRGISASAGGMNRAQGDAMGMLGTVMNGLAMQDALDKQGIDSVVMSAIRMEPVCEFFDRRKALKLLSAGSVVIFSAGTGNPFFTTDSCAALRAIESECDVIMKATKVDGIYTADPVKDPTATRFDDISYKEVISRGLKVMDTAAVALCMENNMPIFVFKMEKGNLTRAAIEGDLGTLVHC
- a CDS encoding M6 family metalloprotease domain-containing protein, translated to MSNKILPLCLLFLMFPTMLFADIVWQGKRVQAWPEEARPTFNNQSADKPSFLLARTPVTQNKSHYAAPKGKIYSLTLLVDFSDQKAPVSVADVEEWLNKEGFNRDGCNGSVRDYYLDVSNGQLDLTNEVYGWYRAKHPKSWYENLQGYTGSDSLMKEVFNYFDPLVDFSRYDNDKDGTTEAINIVYAGAGQTWGQGLWPHSGWSNEKRDGVRLTHHQMTDMPGKFSIYVFVHESGHMIFGWPDLYWYGDYCTMGNRAHDLNPVAINDFYRADQGWIPFVDVTSEDVSLETTKPGEACYRYKNPARPDKEGLVWSYVRNTGRNKVLAGSGLLMQHYDFSIEGNSASNKLGLRIVHASAAGKSSDDVIDQWPSPGSTANTFFKSGTYSEFSDDKYPAIRWYNGSKTGLKITDIGTPSETLTFCVGGNCTAQESSSSSAVPKSSSSNASSSSSIQNPPSSSSQVEIKIQKIAFDVALKLDNNYGYASLDLKGDDVAKILGISKSEIASKVKFYGVEPDGTLNSRTTGEGTGHWFDKDGKIIAWDPNGTSMIYSNVDLTTMTTKIGHMPNKVVAGNNYTVKQAVVYGSNQVSFEFNVTITGTTRIADIKKVQRGKPGNMIFNVLGKPVGQRTASGDLPDLPKGAYVEMVK
- a CDS encoding GNAT family N-acetyltransferase, which produces MLQPSDFSLLPCTKEDISVIASRGHFCFPPFDPTKDDDPVSLDTFFCNVVPNEAEEHFSKTYKLVKNVKPDDILALASIANSGFSFGSYEAKPANLRNTGYNEDFPSIMLLAFGVRLDWQNRGIGSVAFKKLLQMIRESSIAGVRLLILHPLEKAVPFYKSLGCVEVFNEEFQDEVESMLIDVWHKESFS